From Methylopila sp. M107, a single genomic window includes:
- a CDS encoding prepilin-type N-terminal cleavage/methylation domain-containing protein translates to MSRRRARGGRRAGFTLIETLVALIVFAVVAVVAQRGIVTARLGLDRARSVVAAEQVARSIVETELGRLAPEPGEVSGETDGLAWTVTAEPLPLPLPPAPPPKRRRQGAAQDPQDVPAPGQRAAPEPDLKWRLLRVVVTVANGRGRPFVVETVQVARDKS, encoded by the coding sequence ATGAGCCGGCGGCGCGCCCGCGGCGGCCGCCGCGCCGGCTTCACGCTGATCGAGACGCTGGTCGCGCTGATCGTCTTCGCCGTGGTCGCCGTAGTGGCGCAGCGCGGCATCGTGACGGCAAGGCTCGGTCTCGACCGCGCCCGCTCGGTGGTCGCGGCCGAGCAGGTCGCCCGGTCGATCGTCGAGACCGAGCTCGGACGGCTCGCGCCGGAACCGGGCGAAGTCTCCGGCGAGACCGACGGCCTCGCCTGGACGGTGACGGCGGAGCCGCTGCCGCTTCCCCTGCCGCCCGCGCCGCCGCCGAAGCGCCGCCGCCAGGGGGCCGCGCAGGACCCGCAGGACGTTCCGGCCCCGGGCCAGCGGGCCGCGCCCGAGCCCGATCTGAAATGGCGGCTGCTGCGGGTCGTGGTCACTGTCGCGAACGGCCGAGGCCGGCCGTTCGTCGTCGAGACCGTCCAGGTGGCGAGGGACAAGTCGTGA
- a CDS encoding prepilin-type N-terminal cleavage/methylation domain-containing protein → MTPPTSSTTERRGANARSGFALIEVMLALALMALLAALALPKARPFDGGAALRAKAYEVAALLRADRDAARSGFREVATVVDFDRRRVASGSRAATVFMPDGVSMRLKADMFAGFRFFPDGRSSGGELALGAGRRGLVLRVDRLTSAVEIRAGSSQ, encoded by the coding sequence ATGACGCCGCCGACATCGTCAACGACTGAGCGTCGCGGAGCGAACGCCCGGAGCGGCTTCGCGCTCATCGAGGTGATGCTGGCGCTCGCGCTGATGGCGCTGCTCGCCGCGCTCGCCTTGCCGAAGGCGCGGCCATTCGATGGCGGCGCGGCGCTGCGCGCCAAGGCCTATGAGGTCGCGGCGCTGCTGCGCGCCGACCGCGACGCCGCCCGCAGCGGTTTCCGGGAGGTCGCGACGGTGGTCGATTTCGACCGGCGCCGGGTCGCCTCCGGCTCCAGGGCCGCGACGGTCTTCATGCCGGACGGCGTCTCGATGCGGCTCAAGGCCGACATGTTCGCCGGCTTCCGCTTCTTCCCCGACGGCCGCTCGAGCGGCGGCGAACTCGCGCTCGGCGCCGGTCGGCGCGGCTTGGTGCTCAGGGTCGATCGGCTGACCTCGGCGGTCGAGATCCGGGCTGGATCGTCGCAATGA
- a CDS encoding type II secretion system protein GspK: MRRGGRRGFVLISVLGALIVLTSLVAAVAYLVRVAATGAAATRAELVMDALTRSGFQIAGYELFELKRTAAAMNGQQIRLNDGVVTLFVVSEGGKIDLNAASPETLAAAWTSIGAPGLTPVQFAARVRDFRDPDSETDAKGGAEATQYAADGSGKAPSNAPFEQVDQIQNVLGVPPAAARALAPLLTVHNPGGKISVFDAPPAVVRAMPGGVGLLDKIAALRARPPVEGESDEAAAKAGAEALGESAKLFGFERTAQAYTVRVEAARGGVRRSAAAILTRARSGDALYFVTDLID; this comes from the coding sequence ATGAGGCGCGGCGGCCGGCGGGGTTTCGTGCTGATCTCGGTGCTCGGCGCGTTGATCGTGCTGACGAGCCTCGTGGCCGCGGTCGCCTATCTGGTCCGCGTCGCCGCGACCGGCGCGGCGGCGACGCGCGCCGAACTCGTGATGGACGCGCTGACCCGGTCGGGCTTCCAGATCGCCGGCTACGAGCTGTTCGAGCTGAAGCGCACGGCGGCCGCGATGAACGGCCAGCAGATCCGCCTCAATGACGGCGTGGTCACCCTGTTCGTCGTTTCCGAAGGCGGCAAGATCGACCTTAACGCCGCCTCGCCCGAGACTCTCGCGGCGGCCTGGACCTCGATCGGCGCGCCGGGCCTGACGCCCGTTCAGTTCGCCGCGCGGGTCCGGGATTTTCGCGATCCCGATTCCGAGACCGACGCGAAAGGCGGCGCCGAGGCCACGCAATACGCCGCCGATGGCTCCGGAAAGGCGCCCTCGAACGCGCCGTTCGAGCAGGTCGACCAGATCCAGAACGTGCTGGGCGTCCCGCCCGCAGCGGCGCGCGCCCTCGCGCCGCTGCTGACCGTCCACAATCCAGGCGGCAAGATCTCCGTCTTCGACGCGCCGCCGGCGGTCGTGAGGGCGATGCCCGGCGGCGTCGGACTTCTGGACAAGATCGCGGCGCTGCGCGCGCGGCCGCCGGTCGAGGGCGAAAGCGACGAGGCGGCCGCCAAGGCCGGGGCGGAGGCGCTGGGCGAGTCCGCGAAACTCTTCGGCTTCGAGCGGACGGCGCAAGCCTACACGGTGCGGGTCGAGGCCGCACG